A single genomic interval of Methanocaldococcus sp. harbors:
- a CDS encoding DUF86 domain-containing protein — protein sequence MSKRDPKAFLYDILEHMDDIINFTKDIDYEEFLNNKAIKYAVVRCLEVIGESVKNLPFELREKYPHIPFKELAGMRDKLIHQYFGVDYVIVWETAKYEIPILKKEFEKILKDLDE from the coding sequence ATGTCTAAAAGAGATCCAAAAGCATTTTTGTATGACATTTTAGAACACATGGACGATATAATAAATTTCACCAAAGATATTGATTATGAAGAGTTTTTAAATAATAAAGCAATAAAATATGCTGTAGTTAGATGTTTAGAGGTTATAGGTGAGTCTGTTAAAAACCTTCCTTTTGAATTAAGGGAGAAATATCCTCATATCCCATTTAAAGAGCTGGCTGGAATGAGAGATAAATTAATTCACCAATACTTTGGAGTAGATTATGTTATTGTTTGGGAAACTGCAAAATATGAAATACCCATTTTAAAAAAAGAATTCGAGAAAATTTTAAAAGATCTTGATGAGTAA
- a CDS encoding winged helix-turn-helix domain-containing protein, with translation MTNLNIDISVEILKTLLESPKTRGEIVKKVCEKNHKRTTVYYYITKLEDLQLIEYFEKDKKIYYKITDRGKKFLEAFL, from the coding sequence TTGACAAACTTAAATATAGATATTTCAGTTGAAATATTAAAAACACTTTTAGAAAGCCCAAAAACTCGGGGGGAAATCGTTAAAAAAGTTTGTGAAAAAAATCATAAACGAACTACTGTCTATTACTATATTACAAAATTAGAAGACCTGCAATTAATAGAATATTTTGAAAAAGATAAAAAAATATACTATAAAATTACTGACAGAGGAAAAAAATTCTTAGAAGCTTTCTTGTAA
- a CDS encoding nucleotidyltransferase family protein, with the protein MKTLNEIKKILLEHKKELKEKYKIKSIGIFGSYARGEQKETSDIDILIDYYEPISLLKLIELENYLSELIGIKVDVITKNSIQNPYLKKSIEEDLIYI; encoded by the coding sequence AAAACTTTAAATGAAATAAAAAAAATCTTATTAGAACATAAAAAAGAACTAAAAGAAAAATATAAAATTAAATCTATTGGTATATTTGGTAGTTATGCAAGGGGAGAGCAGAAGGAAACATCAGATATTGATATATTAATTGATTACTACGAGCCTATAAGTTTATTGAAATTAATTGAGTTGGAAAATTATCTATCAGAATTGATAGGGATCAAAGTTGATGTAATAACTAAAAATTCAATTCAAAATCCATATTTAAAAAAATCTATTGAGGAGGATTTAATATATATTTAA